The window ctcctcttgggggcattctcaacctagataactaggacacagattccttctataattaacaacacacactataagtaatatcatttcccaacttatcgggcatattgatttatcgagctaagcctcaccctttgataagtcaaagaaataaatattaaatatatgtgcttgttattatattaggattaagagcacacacttccataataactaaggtctagttcttttactaggtcagtacaaaaagaacttacctaaatggtcctactcaatatacttaaagtgtatcggtgtaatttattagtcaagataaactaatacttaattacactacgactattctgatggtttgttcctttccatctcagtcgtgagctactgtttgtaATTTATAGAAAatcgataatatgatcttctgagtgtgacaccacactccatgttatctactatataaattaattgaacaattatatttaacaaataaatgtagatatataccaatgtgattcttttatttcaaaaataaatgtttacaaaagctaggcttttaatatacacttcAACAATCGACAACATTCACAATGCACAACACACGCTATCATACAAATTATAATATCACATACATATATCACACACATATACCACATACACACAATTATACAATAAAAACTCAAACAATTATCATATCATATTCAACCATAAACATCACACTTAAGTAAAACAAtccaaacaaataataaaaaattcacttAGTAACATAATTTCTTTCCTACAAAATAGTATATATATTAATCATACAAAACTATAAACTTAAATAACCATGCGATTGTATTTTCTATTGCATCCTCAAGAAAATGGGCGTATGAGTGTATCATCGAACTTCTGCTAATAGTAATGAACCGTGTGAGTTGGTTTTGTGAGGAGTAGTCTAAGATTGGATGGTCGGGCTATATGCTCCCCTATTTCATCTTCTGAGGCATGTCCATTCTCCATGAGCGATAATAGGAGAGATTTAGGGGTTGATGAATCAGAGGACATGTTGCTGAAGTGCTTTGCACTATGCGATAATAAGAAGATCAAGAATGACTTAGTCATCAATCCAAAAACCTAGGAGGCATTATAAGGTAGTAAAACAATTAGAAATTTCACTCCAAAAAAAATTGCTTATGCATTTGAtaatcaccaagttgattatttAGTTAGCTTGAATATTGCAACAAATTTGAATTCAGAAGGTGGCAAACATAACAGGATTTGATATGTATTTAGTAATTTCCCAAACACAAAGACTTACCACAGTGCTGAAGAGCACAACAAAGATAGTGCTAGTGATCATAATTACATTTCCTCACAGTTGAGTGTGTCCAGATCTTGCAAACTGTAAGTTCAATAGATATATACTAtcaaaatttgttaaattaaatgaaaattgAAAATACTTTTATCCTTCTAATCATCTATTTGAATTAGATTATCAAAAGAATTACAGGGTGATAAAAAAATCATGCTAAACATCTTGAATGTCTAGAAATGTATTATAATGTAACATTACTATTTTGATTGAACTAGACATATAATAAATAAGGGAAAACATCTATGCCTCCTTATTTAATATTAATAGATCTATtatgaaaaaacataaaaaaaaaaaaatcaaatttgataACCTGATTATAAGCAAGTGCTATGGACACCACACATCTCATGAGACCTGCCCACCATATTATAATCTGTCTAAATTTATGTGAATTTATTGCTAAATCAATCTAATGAATTTAGTGAAAATGATTTTATATGCACTTACTTGTTGTTTGAAAATGATTCTATCGTCTGGAGATTTCTTTGTTAGGTTGGATAGAAATGAGAGTGGAAATACAAAAGCAGCTCAACCAACCAAAACTAGCCCTAACAAGATCGAGCTGATCTGAACTATTTCCCAGGGCTACAAAAAAAAGCACATGAATGTTACTTTAGCTAGAATCAATATTAGTTGGAGGAAAGAGAATCAGAAATGTTATTAGGTATTAGGTGTCGCAGATTAAGTCTTGTATTATTAGTACTTGCAGGTAGTGTTTATGGTTTTATCATGAGTCCTACAAATTTCATGTAAATGTTTCATATCAAGACACATGCAATGCTTTTTTCCAAACCATTCCAACTACTAACAAACCTCCATTCTTCGATGTCCAATGCATCCATTCCAACACAAAGAAATAAGAAGGTTTCTACAATGAAACATACTGTGGCAAATGCATGCTTGGAGCTgcaagaaaggaaagcaaagagaGATGGATAATAATTAGTGGACTCTATTTGATCAGTGGGATGCTTTGAAACTAAATTtatcaacaaatacaaaataaagGCATTGAGATCATTTGTAACATATTTGATAGTAATTCTGGAGCCCTCTGTGACATTATATTAGGTATAGTGTGACATGACTATCCCATAAAAGAATATTGTGAGGATGCCGCTTAGACCCAACAACTGCAACATAAAACAAAGCCTGAGAAAATAAACAAGTCtacaaattatctttaaaaaatagattaaatattttttgatCATACAAGATgatatttatctttaaaaatatagAACTAGTAGTAAAATGCATGAAGTAATATCATACAAAAGCTCTGAGGAGGGTGCTAGTGACAAATAGATATCCAAAGTTTGCCAAAAATTTCAATATGATTATGGCATCAATCTGAACAAGATCAAAGTTTTGAATTGCATTGAAGAGCATGACAGATGTAGCATCATTAACAACTCCTTTGCCAAATACCAAGCTATATAATAGAGGTGTTTCATCTTGATTAAGAACCTGTGTTAAGTATTTACTTGTTCAGTTAGAACTAATGAATACATAAGCATCGTAACCTGCAAGGTGTAGACAGAATCCGTGGCAGAAAATATGACACCTATTGCTACATgaacaaaagaaaaggaataaatcAGTATAAGAAATTATGGTAGATCACTTGGATAAGTGAAAGCAAAGAAGTCTTCTCTATCTAATGAGCCAATATCCATTTTCCCCTATGAATCTTGCATAGAACTCCCATATGAATCTTGCAATCTGAAAAATCTCCAATCTCCACCATCTTCAAGCAAACACAAATTTCAACAGAAACCCATCACAAAGACCACACTTCCACAAATGCTCTACCTTCTTCAATCTCAGTCATAAGATCCAAAAGAAAACATAGCATAAATCCAACCAAGCTTCTTCATATCAGCAAAGCAAACAAAATCTGAAAGCTGAGAAAATCACAACATGCCAGGCTCTGCCTTCAAACCAACATAAACTCCAACACCAAAATGAATAATGCAAGAATATCAATATAAGCGCAAAGAAAACCTCCAATACAAAACCTCTATGAAATATAAAGTCCAGCAAACATCTCAAGGAAATCCCAATCCATAAGAAAACCATCTGATAACATACATTCTTTCCCATAGAGCATGCATAAAATACCATTATAAACACAAAGTAAACCTCCAATGTAAATTTGCAATATGAGAAAGCCACAACATGCCAAATAGCATGCTTGATTTTGATGCCACAATCAATCCAAAAAACCTCCAATATTACACTTGTACTCACATTCAAGCCTTTCACAAAAATTTTGCCAAACTGTTGACAGTTCTAAGTATGAAAAACAGTAAACATGAAAACTGTAAACACTTACAGTGATCTTCCGCAGATCTACAATCAGCGCCGGTAAAACTTACTGACAGAAGAACGATCACAAAATAGGAAAGATtttcatggttcacaaaccaaatccctcttgcgagattggacaaaccaatcttgaatgttcttcTATCCTTTTACAATCTTGTGCACATGGACGAACCTTGCACAGTGACCTTTTCGATATGGGACGAACCCTTTCTCAACCTTGCACATAGCAAGTCCcctccctttttttcttttgcttggacgcatatatatattaaggaagatgactcttcctcttcctccattaatggaggaaatgaatgggctagaagatgaaggggaagggatgccctttcatcttccaacattgccctttcatcttccaacatctcctactcgtccaagtcaatccataaaggtCATCTTGTCCAATGGCGGAGCTAGGAATTATAATCTATCCGGGCTAAAAATTTTTaacgaaaaataaaattatttatatgcATTAGATATGaacaaataattattagaaactaATATGTCATAAAAATTTTGATCGCTAATGCATTTTGTAAAGAAAATTTGATTTCATCGTTAAATTTAGCTGTAAAATTTAATATCCGTTGTTTAGCGATGAAATTTAATATCCGTCATTAagtttcttaatatttttttaaaaaatattaagaaaaacatataatattatcccacaaaaatattttagaaactaatttttacaagataaattgaacaactacactcatTGTCTCATTCATCAACTAGATAGGAAAATGATAGAtactaaaaatataacaaaatataaattattaaaagaTTTATAGAAGTCTAAATTTGAGTAGAATCACAAAATTTATGGACTAGACAAGCACATCAAATAGGTAACTAAAACTCTGAGTTGAAATCACATCAAATTCTGGACAAAAGGTAACTATAAAAGCAAGTTGGTAACTCTGGAGTTAATCCTTGGGTCATTGCGGATAATGATACTATGAGCTGCATCAGCAGTAATGACCTCGAAGTATTTGTAGGTTGAATCCTGCAAAACATGAGAGGACAAGTATAAAATGTTAGTAGTATAAAGTTCAATAACATAAAAAGGAAAACTAATCTCGCCTCATTAATCCAAAATATTGgtgtagcaaacacaaacaaataaaaagTCTTGAAAGGTTGAGTGACCAATGAAATATATAGCAAGTAATGGGACAAACATGAAAATGTATCTAATCAACTAACCACTTGAATTGCGCTCCAGTTGCAATTTTCAGTTGAAGAACTTTCACACCATCAACTtcttaaataaaaatagaaaaaaattaattagcaCATATAACTCacaaagtaaaaaaattattttatgatcCATATATACATACACATTATCGAAGTTGTGCTCTACGATTCTTCAAAGTATAATATTCATCAATGATAGAATTCGAATCAATACTTGAAGCAAACTCTCTTTCAATGTAAATAATCATAGAATCGGTTAGAAAATCCTCTCCCATTCTATTACGAAGAACTGTTTTAACATGCTTTATAGCTGAAAATGCACGCTCTGTCGTTGCCGTAGAAACAGGCAAAGTTAAAAGTAGACGAATCAACTTGTCGATCAAATTATAGTACTGTAATTTTTTTGTTTCAAAAAACCCTTGACACAATTCTGAGATAGTGgacattttttgaaaattttcatgaCAAACCACATCGAACTCATAATGTTGTAGCTGACATCTCAAATTATGGTTCAGTGAAGTCCTCAGGATAATACTTCTCAGCGAGATTACAAATATTATCAATGTTGAACcgattaaaattatcttttggaTCCAAAGCAGAGCTAAGCATAAGAAGTTCTACTGTCTTATCACTAAATCTAGAGTTTAACTCTTTCAATTGAAAATCTATTGCAGCATTAAATATATCATAATGAAAGTGATGCTCAACTGTGATGGCATCCTTTTGCTGGCATGAACGACTAGAATGCTTATATCGAGCACGCATCTCCGGTATATCAAcaaccaatcttgtgcaaaatgatttgacatatgaaagaagaatatcaaaacCATCATTTCTCACTGTCAGAAGAAGTGCTTTAGTTGTAGAGACCAAATCCATTGCATTTACGATATCAAGAGATTTTTGTTGCAAGGCACAACAAAGTAAATCTGTGATCGCCATAATTTTATTCatcaaatacaaaataaaaataaaatcaaaagattTCAGCACAATTAAGGAACCACCAGCTTCCCCACGCATCGAAGTAGAGGAACCATCATGATAATATCTTCAAGCACATTAATAGTTGCATTATACTTATCTATTAAGTCGCAAATAGAATCAAAATGGGAGCTCCAACGAGTAGTTCCTACTCGATGCAAAGTACCAATCTGATTAGCTCCTCGTCCAGTCTCGCGTTCACCAGTAACAACAGAACGTGCAATTTCATTAACTTGAGCAGATTGTAACTCGACATTGCGTTTGGACGAAGATGTAACAAGATTAACAATAGTCgtcaaatttgaaaagaaaagccATATAGAGATCTCATTTTCAGCAGCTGCAACTAACGCTAGTTGGAGTCGATGGGCAAAACAATGTACATAATATGCATAAGGGCAATCTTTAAGAAATAAAGCTTGCAATCCATTAAAAGCACCACACATGTTACTAGCACCATCATACCCTTGACCCCGAATATTGTGTATTTCTAGATTATATCTGGTGAGGACATCATATATTTCTTTCTTAAGTGTTGCAGCTGTGGTGTCATGAACATGCACAATTTGGAAAAAACACTCCCGTAAAAAATCATGAGCATCAACAAATCTCAAAATTATAGCCATCTGTTCTTTGTTAGATATATCCTTCGCTTCATCCACCAAAATACAAAACTTAGAATCTCCAATTTCAGCACGAATTTTGTTTCTGACTCTATTACCAATAATATGCAAGATTTCTTTTTGAACTTCTGGTGAGGTATATTTTGCATTTCCCAGTGCTTTCTCTAAGATTACATCGCCAATACTAGCATTCCATTTTCCCAAAAGTTTTAGCATCTCAATGAAATTACCATAATTTTGAGAAGCTGAAGATTCATCATGACCTCTTAATCCACATGCTTGCAAACTAAGCCAACGGGCACTCTCAATTGTTGCCGCAAGTCTTAATCGATTCTTTTGAATCTGTTTAGAAAATTCTTGATTCATAACTTTATCTATATGCCGAGTTACATTCATCACATCAACAACTGATTTTGCAGATTTATTATGCACTGAGTTATAACTTCCCATATGCGACAAAAAGGCACACTTGGCTCCATCATTAACGTGTTTCCAACTTTTAAACCCTTCTATTGTAAATGCAGATTGTTGTGCTTCACTTAATTCAAAAAGATAGCATGGAAAACAAAATGTTGCATCCTTTGAAGGAGAGTACTCTAACCatggaaattttttaaatcatGTGTATTGAAATCGACGATGTTGCTTTCCTGATTCAGACCGTGGGTACTCCTGCAATTTGGGTTGATATGGCCCCATTTTGATATAAGCTCGTCTAATTTCATCACGATGATTAACAGGATGTCTCCACATGGGAATACGCAATCCAGGATCTCTTTCAAGTGAAGTTTCATCAAACTCAACTCTTTGAGATTTAGAAGGAGGTTGGAACTCTTCATTAGAAATGGATGTATTAGTCTCGGTCCTCTTAGAGGATGAAGGATTATCAATTCTTGGCTTAAAGAATGATAGAATATTATTTCCCCCTTTTCTCTCTTGATTTGACATTAAAATAACCTAGGACAAACACATTTTGACATGATAAaatcttataaattttaaataatgatTTCTAACATAATTCTCACTTTCTCTTAAATAGATTCAATATCAACTGCAATAGCTAAAAATTCAACATtatttaaagtaaaaaataattaagaaaacaACTGGTTTAATTCTATATAAGAAAAagattaataaaaagaaatagaaatatgtaacgtccgaaaattctcaaaataattattataaatatcctagtatttttctagaattttaggatatttttatagaatttttagggtagcggaagtagcaaaaataaataggaccgtaaaatagcctacgcgggaattgaacccgagacctatgggtcctacgacttatggtggactctagtaaccaagtgaacccagcagggccgtgctgaaagaaaagggaggcaattaaatttatattagagttgggcgaaattacccacttaatataaatagggaattaataagcgaagagttatttttaacgtaactttttcctcaccctcaccctagccacgccgtccccttctcctcttcttctctcggcgccaaccacaagcacacctagggttccatccctagggccataggagcaccttccggcgatgactccgacacgaggacgcctctctccgcgagaggaacacgtagacgcgagaggatcgtcaagaagatcgtctccaccggaaaacctaacgactagatttgtaagaaactccGAACAGGAGgaaagaaacccctcacctgcagtataagtagttcccgtatgatttttatgcattagtttaaatATATGCAGTTTTTGGCGCATAGGGTGTGCACTAGCGCACACCGAGTGCCcgattaaatgcttagctcaagTAAATGCCACcatagacattttaatagcttagataaatgcaatagaagcatttttcaactcatatagtcttgctacagctttgatgggactagatgtccaatgggtgggctcccacagtcgcctctaggttcagacaacctagttctaggtttagataacctagtaaaagcaagaccagaaatattagctatgttcagtattttacttttcagtggcactgtactggattagatatccattgggttgggctcccacagtcgtccctaggttcagataacctagtaaccctactaaattcgggacttgcaaacccgggtctagttagggatgcgcgcacagcaagtacagttgtcgggcccaaacagcagcatgattattattttaatctattatgaatatagttttcaaacatcacaaaatagttatgtgaattcagtacagctttagcatcagattggTATTAGCTTAACTCaacttttgtatcagtttagttttctgttaatacaacatgatagtttataattagctcttattgtcatgatcagtttcttagtcctatgtgttgtatgtcatgccatgcttagcattttcagtatgtgtttcaaatagcatgttttaaaacataaattgcatcgtatgcatgtttttgtgaggtagatggtttcttactaagctctcaagcttacaaatactattttccttatactgcaaataaaggtaaagggaaaatggactagcggaggctggaggtcaatgcaatgatgaagatgtgtgtggaaggaacttggagtAAATATCTTGgataaattagcaaactaagactttagtttttcatatagtgttattttccgcacttctagttattttaatgtttgaatcaTGAAAGCCCTAGTTAGATTGTTAGTgctcatgcttagaatgtcagttaatcGTTATTAGTATGTTTATAACTAggttagaacttgtatatgtgaatttggcacgaagtagtgctgaaatcagagtttattgcgaaatcagaaaccccaatcgatcgattgatcgattggaggcttctcaatcgatcagccgatcgattgagaagttcgtaccgcgaacagaaagcttctggatcgatcagccgatcgatccggatgcagtctgtcgcgaacagaaggccctgggatcgatcgcGGAATCGATCgggggaattagcctcgcgaataGAGAGCTCCCAAATCGATTCTTGGATCGATTGAttatcctggatcgatcagccgatcgatccagaattttacCCGAGTACAGtaacgagctgaatcgatcactggatcgattcgaccattccaatcgatccgtggatcgattgggaggcctaataacagctggaaaacccttagctcagttccttgaccatgggggatgtagaatatgtcatgaatagttaggttacaccccttagcacacatagaataaagaaatgataatagcttagcaaagtttttaattagtacagcttccgcagctagatttagtgatggtcatggatatagtttagcacagcaaaATGTGACGGCCCGACCTTAcaacctagccagtagaaggcgggtcattacaaaaTATGTTGTCCCTTTCTTAAGCGTAACCACATATTAAAATTAAAGCTTGGCCGTATATCTAGTAAAAGaatctttaattaatttcaacattGTATTAAAAACTTTGATTAAGCatttaatcatgcatatttatgcaTTTCATTACTAGTATTTCTTGCCATAGtagataataaataattaatagaaTAAAAGTTAAAAAGTGAAACTAAGCAAACAAATAAAAGCAAACCATTTTGCGTTTGTTGTAACATTTCCAACTAGTTGTTTGATTCGGTTAAACATTTAACTGTGATGGATTTAGGAATGCATTTTAATCTTATAATTAGGTTATTGATTAGGCATGCATTTCAATTAGCTGTGATAAAAAAAACTAAGGAATTGGGATCAGCTATCAAAGCaaaataaaaaacattttaattgAAGATTAAAACATAGATAACAATTATTTGTACTTACAGAAATTGTAGAGCAGTAGTAATCACGAAGCAACAacggaagagaaaaggaggggtaAGGATCGGTGGAGCAATTGCAACGTCGTATTTGTGCAGGCGTGCAACAATCAAGAGAGAGAGAGCAATAAGAATCACGAAGCAAACTAGCAATCACCGGAGAGGAAAAGAGGGATTAGCGGAACTCTAAAGAAATCGGAATCACGGAGGAGCAATCGTGAGAATCTTAGAAGTAATGAGTCGGCGGCAAGAAACGcacaaggaggaagaaaaaatagACGAAGAGTAAAAAGGAATTAGGGATATTAAttacaatttatttttttaagtttccttttaaattaattaaaaaataaaatgtcaTGGAAATAAACTTTTTTAAGtttcattttaaatttgttaaaaaaataaaatgttatGGAAATAAATTGGGCGGACAAAACAAGATTTGCAATCTTGTTTTGTCCGCCGCCCAATAATCAAGGAATTAGGTTAGAAATTAAACAGGACATGGACTGGGCTGAGTTGGGCATGGGCTACCGGGCTAAAAATTCAATGATACacaaaataagagaaaaataaaacttaaattatatacatatataattagATAATAAATTGGGACTCGAGCTGTAGCCCGGGTCCCTTACTATGTGCCTCTGCCCTTGATCTTGTCACAAAGACCATGTAAATAAGTCACTTAGACTATATTGTAATCAAGTCACAACGACTTGAAGAAaacattaattagtcacaaagaccaaataaataCTAGTTAGTcataaag is drawn from Zingiber officinale cultivar Zhangliang chromosome 1B, Zo_v1.1, whole genome shotgun sequence and contains these coding sequences:
- the LOC122026306 gene encoding zinc finger MYM-type protein 1-like produces the protein MGSYNSVHNKSAKSVVDVMNVTRHIDKVMNQEFSKQIQKNRLRLAATIESARWLSLQACGLRGHDESSASQNYGNFIEMLKLLGKWNASIGDVILEKALGNAKYTSPEVQKEILHIIGNRVRNKIRAEIGDSKFCILVDEAKDISNKEQMAIILRFVDAHDFLRECFFQIVHVHDTTAATLKKEIYDVLTRYNLEIHNIRGQGYDGASNMCGAFNGLQALFLKDCPYAYYVHCFAHRLQLALVAAAENEISIWLFFSNLTTIVNLVTSSSKRNVELQSAQVNEIARSVVTGERETGRGANQIGTLHRVGTTRWSSHFDSICDLIDKYNATINVLEDIIMMVPLLRCVGKLVVP